In Georgenia soli, a genomic segment contains:
- a CDS encoding RbsD/FucU family protein, which translates to MLYGQLTHPQLIGALAAAGHGSTVLIADGNYPVATGARPEAERVYLNLAPGTLTVTQVLERLRTTVPIELATVMVPDGGEPVEAHQDYRTTLGDETPWRQIGRFEFYDLCRERDLAVVVATGDQRLYANILLTVGVRGPND; encoded by the coding sequence ATGCTGTACGGACAGCTCACCCACCCCCAGCTCATCGGCGCCCTTGCGGCGGCAGGTCACGGGTCGACCGTCCTCATCGCGGACGGCAACTACCCGGTTGCCACCGGTGCCCGCCCGGAGGCCGAGCGGGTCTACCTCAACCTCGCGCCGGGAACGCTCACGGTCACCCAGGTGCTCGAGCGCCTGCGCACCACCGTCCCCATCGAGCTCGCCACGGTCATGGTTCCCGACGGCGGCGAGCCGGTCGAGGCGCACCAGGACTACCGCACCACCCTCGGCGACGAGACACCGTGGCGCCAGATCGGCCGGTTCGAGTTCTACGACCTGTGCCGGGAGCGAGACCTCGCCGTCGTCGTCGCCACGGGCGACCAGCGGCTCTACGCCAACATCCTCCTCACCGTCGGGGTGCGCGGCCCGAACGACTGA
- a CDS encoding ATP-binding cassette domain-containing protein, with translation MKEVDVVGASAVTCRGLTKRFGSVVALDGLDLEVPQGSLFGLLGPNGAGKTTLMRLGRSSDHPRERVRPRVPRSPSSTSRDGAAR, from the coding sequence GTGAAGGAGGTTGACGTCGTGGGTGCGTCGGCGGTCACGTGCCGGGGGCTGACGAAACGCTTTGGGTCGGTCGTCGCGCTGGACGGGCTGGATCTCGAGGTGCCTCAGGGATCACTTTTCGGGTTGCTGGGGCCGAACGGTGCGGGCAAGACGACGCTGATGCGCCTAGGACGGAGCTCTGACCACCCCCGAGAGCGGGTACGGCCAAGGGTGCCTCGCTCTCCTTCCTCGACATCCAGGGACGGAGCTGCCAGATGA
- a CDS encoding Ltp family lipoprotein, whose amino-acid sequence MTQYPPPPGQPWGPNTGEQPPAGQPWGPNTGQQPPAGQPWGPNTGQQPPAGQPWGQPPSVPPPGQPGRPPRPWFKKKRFLLPGGVVGLLFFFGIIGAVAGGDEGEPIAAPTNVEATAASTKDAAAEEASKAEAERVAAEEASKQAAEEEAAKKAAEEEAAKKAAEEEAARKAAEEEAAKKAAEEAAAAGTVAQQNAKRSAEDYLAFTAFSRSGLIGQLEFEGFSTEDATWGVDHLTVDWNEQAAKSAAQYLDFTSFSRSGLIEQLIFEGFTPEQATYGVDQTGL is encoded by the coding sequence ATGACGCAGTACCCGCCTCCGCCCGGCCAGCCGTGGGGCCCGAACACCGGTGAGCAGCCGCCCGCCGGGCAGCCGTGGGGCCCGAACACCGGTCAGCAGCCGCCTGCCGGGCAGCCGTGGGGCCCGAACACCGGTCAGCAGCCGCCCGCCGGGCAGCCGTGGGGCCAGCCCCCGTCGGTGCCGCCGCCCGGGCAGCCCGGCAGACCACCCCGGCCCTGGTTCAAGAAGAAGCGCTTCCTCCTACCGGGCGGGGTCGTCGGCCTGCTGTTCTTCTTCGGCATCATCGGCGCCGTCGCCGGCGGTGACGAGGGCGAGCCGATCGCGGCCCCTACCAACGTCGAGGCGACCGCAGCATCCACCAAGGACGCGGCCGCCGAGGAGGCGTCCAAGGCCGAGGCCGAACGGGTCGCTGCCGAGGAGGCCTCGAAGCAAGCCGCCGAGGAAGAAGCGGCGAAGAAGGCGGCAGAAGAGGAAGCCGCCAAGAAGGCCGCCGAGGAGGAGGCCGCACGGAAGGCTGCGGAGGAGGAAGCCGCCAAGAAGGCCGCGGAAGAGGCGGCTGCGGCAGGGACGGTCGCGCAGCAGAACGCCAAGCGTTCCGCCGAGGACTACCTCGCCTTCACCGCCTTCTCACGCTCCGGCCTGATCGGTCAGCTCGAGTTCGAGGGTTTCTCGACCGAGGACGCCACCTGGGGTGTTGACCACCTGACGGTCGACTGGAACGAGCAGGCGGCCAAGTCGGCCGCGCAGTACCTCGACTTCACCTCGTTCTCGCGCAGCGGCTTGATCGAACAGCTCATCTTCGAGGGCTTCACACCCGAGCAGGCCACCTACGGGGTGGACCAGACGGGTCTGTAG
- a CDS encoding fucose isomerase — MTTTYTFPTLAPRPALEANTVYLTTGGDLREPANIAGWPTQKAFEQVITDVLAEEGWSVTRAFDVDPEKGHGFVTTQAEGMEVFRHIPKEAPLVVVICTWQYSHHVLPGLRDHEGPVLTVANFAPDWPGLVGLANLNASLTKADIPYSTIWSVDGTDEWFRDGIRSWLRTGKVEHDASHVRALPQLPESEEKRLGVALAKQLKNDKAILGVFDEGCMGMYNAIIDDELLNPMGMYKERLSQSELWAQMLTVPDEEAAAVGQWLRDRGMTFKLGTDDATELTEEQLTWQYKMYIAALRLADDFGLDAIGIQYQQGLKNLSPASDLVEGLLNNVERPEVTSRDGSRVLYEGQALPCFNEVDEGVGVDSLVTNRVFNAMGLDPANTLHDIRWGDEYEGEFVWVYEISGSVPASHLPNGYASAEAWRQDPVFFPKGGATLKGVAKPGINVWSRVFIEDGELHVDMGIADVVALPEEETERRSNLTNPEWPISHVVLRGITRDQFMARHKSNHNLVVYVPDEETALKALTAKAAMFEALGVKVHLCGEVDL, encoded by the coding sequence ATGACAACGACGTACACCTTCCCCACGCTCGCCCCGCGGCCGGCGCTGGAGGCGAACACCGTCTACCTCACCACCGGCGGTGATCTGCGCGAGCCCGCCAACATCGCCGGCTGGCCCACGCAGAAGGCCTTCGAGCAGGTCATCACCGATGTCCTTGCGGAGGAGGGCTGGAGCGTCACCCGCGCGTTCGACGTCGACCCCGAGAAGGGGCACGGTTTCGTGACGACGCAGGCCGAGGGCATGGAGGTGTTCCGACACATCCCCAAGGAGGCGCCGCTCGTCGTCGTCATCTGCACCTGGCAGTACTCCCACCACGTCCTGCCCGGACTGCGCGACCACGAGGGGCCTGTGCTCACCGTCGCGAACTTCGCTCCCGACTGGCCGGGCCTGGTCGGCCTGGCCAACCTCAACGCCTCTCTGACGAAGGCGGACATCCCCTACTCGACCATCTGGTCTGTCGACGGCACCGACGAGTGGTTCCGCGACGGCATCCGCAGCTGGCTGCGAACTGGCAAGGTGGAGCACGACGCCTCGCACGTGCGAGCACTGCCGCAGCTCCCCGAGTCGGAGGAGAAGCGCCTCGGTGTTGCGCTGGCCAAGCAGCTGAAGAACGACAAGGCGATCCTCGGCGTCTTCGACGAGGGCTGCATGGGCATGTACAACGCCATCATCGACGACGAGCTCCTCAACCCGATGGGCATGTACAAGGAGCGCCTCTCCCAGTCCGAGCTCTGGGCCCAGATGCTGACGGTCCCGGACGAGGAGGCCGCGGCCGTCGGGCAGTGGCTCCGCGACCGCGGGATGACCTTCAAGCTGGGCACCGACGACGCCACCGAGCTCACCGAGGAGCAGCTCACCTGGCAGTACAAGATGTACATCGCGGCTCTGCGGCTCGCCGACGACTTCGGGCTGGACGCCATCGGTATCCAGTACCAGCAGGGCCTGAAGAACCTGTCCCCCGCATCCGACCTCGTCGAGGGCCTGCTCAACAACGTGGAGCGGCCCGAGGTGACGAGCCGGGACGGCTCCCGCGTCCTCTACGAGGGCCAGGCGCTGCCGTGCTTCAACGAGGTGGACGAGGGCGTCGGGGTGGACTCGCTGGTGACGAACCGCGTCTTCAACGCGATGGGGCTCGACCCGGCAAACACGTTGCACGACATCCGCTGGGGTGACGAGTACGAGGGCGAGTTCGTCTGGGTCTACGAGATCTCCGGCTCCGTGCCGGCATCGCACCTGCCGAACGGGTACGCCTCCGCGGAGGCGTGGCGTCAGGACCCGGTGTTCTTCCCCAAGGGCGGCGCAACCCTCAAGGGCGTTGCGAAGCCGGGCATCAACGTGTGGTCCCGCGTCTTCATCGAGGACGGCGAGCTGCACGTCGACATGGGAATCGCCGACGTCGTCGCGCTGCCGGAGGAGGAGACCGAGCGGCGGTCCAACCTCACCAACCCGGAGTGGCCCATCTCCCACGTGGTGCTGCGAGGCATCACTCGTGACCAGTTCATGGCACGCCACAAGTCGAACCACAACCTCGTTGTCTACGTGCCCGACGAGGAGACCGCCCTGAAGGCACTCACCGCCAAGGCAGCGATGTTCGAGGCCCTCGGCGTGAAGGTGCACCTCTGCGGCGAGGTGGACCTCTGA
- a CDS encoding transaldolase family protein, with protein MLDIFIDSAVQEDVLPLLETGLFSGVTTNPTLLRQAGVTLDTLPDLVETLRSAGARTVFAQTWGSTPDELAEHAALLRERCGEVGIKVPVGVAGLALVRRLKAEQVPTLLTGVYKREQILPAIQSGADWVAPYVGRMSDNGRDGVTQTIGMQRVLDAAGSSTRLLVASIRSAADVADMAEAGVDGFTISPARWRELVADELTDAAMDVFEAHMRDVVAQHI; from the coding sequence ATGCTCGACATCTTCATCGACAGCGCCGTGCAGGAGGACGTCCTCCCGCTCCTGGAGACCGGACTGTTCTCCGGCGTCACCACCAACCCCACCCTGCTGCGTCAGGCCGGGGTCACGCTCGACACCCTGCCGGACCTCGTCGAGACGCTCCGCAGCGCCGGGGCACGCACGGTCTTCGCCCAGACCTGGGGGTCTACCCCGGACGAGCTCGCCGAGCACGCCGCACTGCTGCGCGAGCGGTGCGGCGAGGTCGGGATCAAGGTACCGGTCGGCGTCGCCGGCCTGGCCCTGGTCCGCCGGCTCAAGGCTGAGCAGGTCCCCACCCTGCTCACCGGCGTGTACAAGCGTGAGCAGATCCTCCCGGCGATCCAGTCCGGCGCCGACTGGGTGGCCCCGTACGTAGGCCGCATGAGCGACAACGGCCGCGACGGCGTCACCCAGACGATCGGCATGCAGCGCGTGCTCGACGCCGCCGGCAGCTCCACCCGGCTGCTCGTCGCCTCCATCCGGTCCGCCGCGGACGTGGCCGACATGGCCGAGGCCGGCGTCGACGGTTTCACCATCAGCCCGGCGCGGTGGCGCGAACTCGTCGCGGACGAGCTCACCGACGCCGCCATGGACGTCTTCGAGGCCCACATGCGCGACGTCGTCGCGCAGCACATCTGA
- a CDS encoding nitroreductase/quinone reductase family protein: protein MPHDLTLKAMNAAHRVWMALAPGRGGWHVGTMPVLELTTKGRRSGNLHRVLLTSPVQLGGTFVVVASRGGDDRPPAWLLNLQADPRVQIRLGDGPPRPARARVATADQRGELWPRVTSAYRGYARYQSRTTREIPLVLVEPEASA from the coding sequence ATGCCGCACGATCTGACGCTCAAGGCGATGAACGCCGCCCACCGCGTGTGGATGGCGCTGGCGCCTGGGCGCGGCGGCTGGCACGTGGGAACGATGCCGGTGCTGGAGCTCACCACCAAGGGCCGGCGCAGCGGCAACCTGCACCGGGTGCTCCTCACCTCGCCCGTGCAGCTGGGCGGCACGTTCGTCGTCGTCGCCTCCCGCGGCGGGGACGACCGCCCGCCGGCCTGGCTGCTCAACCTCCAGGCCGACCCGCGGGTCCAGATCCGTCTGGGTGATGGCCCGCCTCGCCCGGCCCGCGCCCGTGTCGCGACGGCGGACCAGCGCGGAGAGCTGTGGCCCCGGGTGACGTCGGCGTACCGCGGCTACGCCCGCTACCAGTCCCGCACCACCCGCGAGATCCCGTTGGTGCTCGTCGAGCCGGAGGCGTCCGCCTGA
- a CDS encoding ABC transporter ATP-binding protein/permease, whose protein sequence is MDAVSVEGLRKTYGEVVAVDDLSFTIAQGEVFAVLGPNGAGKTTTVEILEGHRRRTAGHVQVLGFDPETGGRDYRERIGIVLQEAGVDEDFTPRELVGLYRGMYPRRLPVEGVIDLVGLADKADAKVKTLSGGQRRRLDLALGLVGDPELLFLDEPTTGFDPSARRRAWELVENLRGLGKTVLLTTHYMDEAEHLADRVAVVVAGRLVALGTPAEIGGESRTSSTIAFRLPPGIAVAEVPDLGASLRPQGGDWQLRTAEPTVALERLIGWGALPRRRPVRAQRGASLAGGRLPRADRAGRHRGCRARARGGVVMSALTTRPPRSVPRGTVSAARPTVVGLLVDQLGYAVRDLWRTRIAFIFTFLFPLVFLVVIGALVGNGTISADSTVSVMQFVTPSAAVMGALYGSYPTVASSLADARERGVLKRVHGTPVPGWVYLAGRIGAAVLLALGSLTLMLVVGVVAYDVQIQWQTMPATVVTVLAAVASFAAAGVAVAGLARSGSVAEAASIATAVLLSWISGVMGYGDMPAWADRIAQVFPLKPFNDALGEQFDPFATSSGWDLGALAVIGAWTVGAVAVAEATFRWEPVPARAHRAHAGPAQAATQVAQGRAAATRVAVQAAATGRPTRLALLGDQARWGTRSALHDTGWVFFAIAFPLAQYLFTAAVMGDAAAGTDVTPPFGLQAATGMIAWGAIVTAMVFVPDAVARARDQGILKRLAGTPLQTGTYFAGRFVSALLLVLATAVLILLAGMLWFGLEIAWGGTPLAVAVLVLGVATLAACGLLLASVLPSSKAVTAVGLGLAIPLAFFSDVFAIGVLPPWMSTVGSFFPLKHLANSLSYALDPAGPTISWVAVAVMTAWLVVTGLLAARLFRWSPRT, encoded by the coding sequence GTGGATGCCGTGAGCGTCGAGGGCCTGCGCAAGACCTACGGTGAGGTCGTCGCCGTCGACGATCTGTCCTTCACCATCGCCCAGGGTGAGGTCTTCGCCGTCCTGGGCCCGAACGGGGCGGGGAAGACCACGACGGTGGAGATCCTCGAGGGGCACCGGCGGCGCACCGCCGGCCACGTCCAGGTGCTGGGGTTCGATCCCGAGACCGGCGGGCGGGACTACCGGGAGCGGATCGGGATCGTGCTGCAGGAGGCGGGGGTCGACGAGGACTTCACGCCCCGGGAGCTGGTCGGGCTCTATCGCGGCATGTATCCGCGCCGGTTGCCGGTCGAGGGCGTAATCGACCTGGTCGGGCTGGCCGACAAGGCCGACGCGAAGGTCAAGACCCTCTCGGGCGGGCAGAGGCGTCGGCTCGATCTGGCGCTGGGCCTGGTCGGGGACCCGGAGCTGCTGTTCCTCGACGAGCCGACCACGGGGTTCGACCCCTCCGCTCGACGCCGTGCCTGGGAGCTGGTGGAGAACCTGCGCGGGCTGGGCAAGACGGTGCTGCTGACCACCCACTACATGGACGAGGCCGAGCACCTCGCCGACCGGGTGGCGGTGGTGGTCGCCGGCCGCCTGGTGGCCCTGGGCACCCCGGCGGAGATCGGCGGCGAGTCGCGGACGTCGTCGACGATCGCGTTCCGGCTGCCCCCCGGGATTGCGGTCGCGGAGGTGCCCGACCTGGGTGCGTCGTTGCGGCCGCAGGGTGGGGACTGGCAGCTGCGGACCGCCGAGCCCACGGTGGCGCTCGAGCGCCTGATCGGGTGGGGCGCGCTCCCGCGCCGTCGTCCTGTCCGGGCTCAGCGTGGAGCGTCCCTCGCTGGAGGACGTCTACCTCGAGCTGATCGAGCAGGCCGGCACCGCGGCTGTCGAGCCCGAGCACGTGGGGGTGTCGTGATGTCTGCGCTGACCACCCGGCCTCCCCGGTCCGTCCCGCGCGGGACGGTGTCCGCCGCCCGCCCTACCGTGGTCGGGTTGCTCGTGGACCAGCTCGGCTACGCCGTGCGGGACCTGTGGCGCACCCGGATCGCGTTCATCTTCACGTTCCTGTTCCCCCTCGTCTTCCTCGTCGTGATCGGTGCACTGGTCGGCAACGGCACGATCAGCGCCGACTCCACGGTGTCGGTGATGCAGTTCGTGACCCCGTCGGCGGCGGTGATGGGGGCCCTGTACGGCTCATACCCGACGGTGGCTTCCTCGTTGGCGGACGCCCGTGAGCGCGGCGTCCTCAAGCGGGTGCACGGGACCCCGGTGCCCGGCTGGGTCTACCTCGCGGGGCGCATCGGCGCCGCGGTGCTGCTCGCGCTCGGCTCGCTGACGTTGATGCTGGTCGTCGGTGTCGTCGCCTACGACGTGCAGATCCAGTGGCAGACGATGCCGGCCACCGTGGTGACCGTGCTGGCCGCGGTGGCCTCCTTCGCCGCCGCCGGTGTGGCGGTCGCCGGCCTGGCGCGGTCGGGCTCGGTCGCGGAGGCGGCCTCGATCGCGACGGCGGTGCTGCTGTCCTGGATCTCCGGGGTGATGGGATACGGCGACATGCCGGCCTGGGCGGACCGGATCGCGCAGGTCTTCCCCCTCAAGCCGTTCAACGACGCCCTCGGTGAGCAGTTCGACCCGTTCGCCACGAGCAGCGGCTGGGACCTCGGCGCGCTCGCGGTGATCGGCGCGTGGACCGTCGGTGCCGTCGCGGTGGCTGAGGCGACCTTCCGGTGGGAGCCGGTCCCCGCCCGCGCGCACCGCGCGCACGCCGGCCCGGCCCAGGCCGCGACACAGGTGGCGCAGGGCCGTGCGGCCGCCACCCGGGTCGCGGTGCAGGCGGCGGCGACGGGCCGGCCCACCAGGCTGGCGCTGCTGGGCGACCAGGCCCGGTGGGGGACCCGGTCCGCTCTGCACGACACCGGCTGGGTGTTCTTCGCCATCGCGTTCCCCCTGGCCCAGTACCTGTTCACCGCCGCGGTCATGGGCGACGCCGCCGCGGGCACCGATGTCACGCCCCCGTTCGGGCTGCAGGCGGCCACCGGGATGATCGCCTGGGGCGCGATCGTCACCGCCATGGTGTTCGTGCCCGATGCCGTCGCCCGGGCTCGGGACCAGGGGATCCTCAAGCGCCTGGCCGGCACCCCGCTGCAGACCGGCACCTACTTCGCGGGCCGGTTCGTCTCCGCGCTGCTGCTCGTGCTGGCCACCGCGGTGCTGATCCTCCTCGCCGGGATGCTGTGGTTCGGCCTGGAGATCGCCTGGGGCGGGACCCCGCTGGCCGTCGCGGTGCTCGTCCTGGGCGTGGCGACCCTGGCCGCCTGCGGCCTGCTGCTCGCCTCCGTGCTGCCCAGCAGCAAGGCGGTCACCGCCGTCGGGCTCGGGCTGGCGATCCCCCTGGCGTTCTTCTCCGACGTGTTCGCCATCGGGGTTCTCCCGCCCTGGATGAGCACGGTCGGCTCGTTCTTCCCGCTCAAGCACCTCGCGAACTCGTTGTCCTACGCCCTCGACCCAGCCGGACCGACGATCAGCTGGGTGGCCGTCGCGGTGATGACCGCGTGGCTGGTGGTCACCGGTCTCCTCGCCGCAAGGCTCTTCCGCTGGAGCCCGCGCACCTGA
- a CDS encoding xylulokinase produces MRIVAHDLGTSGDKASLHDETGRILDSVTVPYATRHGDGGVSEQDPAAWVDAVGRASRGLLAKTGTAPSAVAGVVLSGHMQGLVLVGPDLQPLGPAMLWSDQRADREVGEIAARVSPEEVYRTTGHPLTSSYTLPKLLWVARHEPERLDRATSVVQAKDFVAATLTGAVATDPSDASGTLMMVLTEDRWWTELLDELGLPRRLMPEIRPSTSTVGRLTADAATLVGLPAGTPVVLGGGDGPIASVGAASLDESDSPYMCLGTSAWAATASDAPLLDPQRRSVTFRHVTGPGYAPTATMQAAGASLAWYARDVAGTTVEDALASVSPGSAADLGLYYLPYLMGERAPLWDRDVRGAFVGLAAHHGPGDLARAVLEGVAFNLAACYDAVSAASPHGRVRAIGGGARSHPWLATIADVLGAPVTRVSVTSEANSLGAAVTGLVGLGVLPDFTAARGLVAESDTVEPRRPPSWAAERRAEFDRLQAVLLPFFRDVARRRHSETI; encoded by the coding sequence ATGAGGATCGTCGCGCACGATCTCGGCACAAGCGGCGACAAGGCGTCTCTCCACGACGAGACGGGGCGCATTCTCGACTCCGTCACCGTCCCCTACGCCACGCGCCACGGCGACGGTGGGGTGTCCGAGCAGGATCCCGCAGCGTGGGTCGACGCCGTCGGCCGCGCCTCGCGCGGACTGCTGGCGAAGACCGGCACGGCACCGTCGGCGGTGGCGGGGGTCGTGCTCTCGGGGCACATGCAGGGGCTGGTCCTCGTCGGCCCCGACCTCCAGCCGCTTGGGCCGGCGATGCTCTGGTCCGACCAGCGCGCGGACCGCGAGGTGGGCGAGATCGCCGCCCGTGTCTCCCCGGAAGAGGTATACCGGACCACCGGGCACCCGCTCACGAGTTCCTACACGCTCCCCAAGCTCCTGTGGGTCGCCCGCCACGAGCCCGAACGCCTCGACCGCGCCACGTCGGTCGTGCAGGCGAAGGACTTCGTCGCCGCCACCCTCACCGGGGCAGTCGCGACCGACCCGTCGGACGCCTCTGGGACGCTCATGATGGTCCTCACCGAGGACCGGTGGTGGACCGAGCTGCTCGATGAGCTCGGGCTGCCCCGGCGCCTCATGCCGGAGATCCGCCCTTCCACGTCGACCGTGGGCCGTCTCACTGCCGACGCGGCAACGCTGGTAGGCCTGCCGGCCGGCACGCCGGTGGTCCTCGGCGGCGGCGACGGCCCGATTGCCTCGGTGGGGGCCGCCTCGCTGGACGAGTCGGACAGCCCCTATATGTGCCTGGGCACCTCGGCGTGGGCCGCCACAGCCTCCGACGCCCCGCTGCTCGACCCGCAACGGCGCAGCGTGACATTCCGCCACGTCACCGGGCCCGGCTACGCCCCCACGGCCACCATGCAGGCCGCCGGCGCCAGCCTCGCCTGGTACGCCCGCGACGTCGCCGGCACCACCGTGGAGGACGCGCTCGCCTCCGTCTCCCCCGGCTCGGCTGCGGACCTGGGGCTGTACTACCTGCCGTACCTCATGGGCGAACGCGCCCCGCTCTGGGACCGAGATGTACGGGGAGCCTTTGTCGGTCTCGCCGCGCACCACGGCCCCGGGGACCTCGCCCGCGCCGTCCTCGAGGGCGTCGCGTTCAACCTCGCCGCCTGCTACGACGCGGTGAGCGCGGCCTCGCCCCACGGCCGGGTACGGGCGATCGGCGGCGGCGCCCGCTCCCACCCATGGCTCGCCACCATCGCCGACGTGCTCGGGGCGCCGGTCACCCGCGTGTCAGTGACCTCGGAGGCGAACAGCCTCGGTGCCGCGGTGACCGGCCTCGTGGGCCTGGGCGTCCTACCCGACTTCACCGCCGCCCGGGGACTCGTGGCCGAGTCGGACACCGTCGAGCCCCGCCGTCCGCCGTCGTGGGCGGCCGAGCGGCGCGCGGAGTTCGACCGCCTGCAGGCCGTCCTGCTGCCCTTCTTCCGCGACGTCGCCCGGCGGCGTCACTCCGAGACGATCTGA
- a CDS encoding alpha/beta fold hydrolase: MRTAQEKALNAVQRPTAYREVLIESSGAPVALSVWDGPATGPAVLFLPGTMTHPLFYEDFLDALNRGGLTVVGLHPVGHGKSPSVRARPTVELLLRNALDALGWMRTAFPDAPVVVLGSSQGGVLALMVAARSDRVHRVVAHNILDPSLSATVGLTRLPSRFAPAYRGLRAGVRGLARMVPGLPVPIGLYLDTRRVTANRQTLSRFYTDPLGRRTYPLALVAGLLDVDATTPLGCPVVVVAASGDPLFPLPYTREVFDKIDAPAKELLVIDAAEHLIFTEELDLVLPVILAKLTE, translated from the coding sequence ATGAGAACCGCGCAGGAGAAGGCCCTCAACGCGGTCCAACGGCCGACTGCTTACCGGGAGGTGCTGATCGAGTCGTCCGGGGCCCCCGTGGCCCTGTCCGTGTGGGACGGACCGGCGACCGGCCCGGCAGTTCTCTTCCTGCCGGGCACCATGACGCACCCGCTGTTCTACGAGGACTTCCTGGACGCCCTGAACCGGGGCGGCCTCACCGTCGTCGGCCTGCATCCGGTCGGGCACGGGAAGAGTCCCAGCGTCAGGGCCCGTCCGACGGTTGAGCTCCTGCTGCGCAACGCGCTCGACGCCCTGGGCTGGATGCGCACGGCCTTCCCCGACGCCCCGGTGGTGGTGCTCGGGTCGAGCCAGGGCGGGGTTCTCGCGCTGATGGTGGCGGCCCGCTCGGACAGGGTTCACCGCGTCGTCGCCCACAACATCCTCGACCCGTCCCTCTCGGCCACGGTTGGACTGACACGCCTGCCGTCCCGGTTCGCTCCCGCCTACCGTGGCCTGCGAGCCGGCGTTCGCGGGCTCGCCCGGATGGTCCCCGGTCTGCCCGTGCCGATCGGCCTGTACCTCGACACCCGCCGCGTCACCGCGAACCGGCAGACCCTGAGCCGGTTCTACACCGACCCGCTCGGACGGCGCACCTACCCGCTGGCCCTCGTGGCCGGACTGCTGGACGTGGACGCCACCACTCCCCTCGGGTGCCCCGTGGTGGTCGTCGCCGCCTCCGGGGACCCGCTTTTCCCGCTGCCCTACACACGTGAGGTGTTCGACAAGATCGACGCCCCGGCCAAGGAACTCCTCGTGATCGACGCCGCGGAGCACCTGATCTTCACCGAGGAGCTCGATCTGGTGCTCCCCGTCATCCTGGCCAAGCTGACGGAGTAG
- a CDS encoding SDR family oxidoreductase, which produces MNMSTETSLEGRVAVVTGASKGIGLSLSRRLSDAGAKVAMLSRSGSTEGVPGALGISCDVANHHDVVAAVDRCRDELGVPSIAVANAGVGHYADFVDTPIERSQEMIATNLLGTIYLYDAVLPMMIASGKPGDLVSLASEAGRRGFPGEAVYCASKFGQVGLSRALDGELRDKGIRVSILCPGGVHTEFAVGDDRGRSHDDPTVQAMMSADDVADLAVYTVTRPRNMRVYEVALRPMSEAIWG; this is translated from the coding sequence ATGAACATGAGTACGGAGACGAGCCTCGAAGGTCGGGTCGCCGTCGTGACCGGGGCGAGCAAGGGGATCGGGCTGTCGCTGTCCCGCCGCCTTTCCGACGCAGGTGCGAAGGTCGCGATGCTCTCGCGCTCGGGCAGCACCGAGGGCGTGCCGGGGGCCTTGGGCATCTCCTGCGACGTTGCGAACCACCACGACGTGGTCGCGGCGGTCGACCGGTGCCGCGACGAGCTTGGGGTGCCGTCGATTGCGGTGGCCAACGCGGGCGTGGGCCACTACGCCGACTTCGTGGACACGCCCATCGAGCGAAGCCAGGAGATGATCGCCACGAACCTCCTCGGCACCATCTACCTGTACGACGCGGTCCTGCCGATGATGATCGCCTCGGGCAAGCCAGGTGACCTCGTCAGCCTCGCGAGCGAGGCGGGCCGCCGCGGCTTCCCCGGGGAGGCGGTGTACTGCGCCTCGAAGTTCGGCCAGGTGGGCCTGTCCCGGGCCCTCGACGGCGAGCTGCGGGACAAGGGCATCCGGGTGAGCATCCTCTGCCCCGGCGGGGTGCACACAGAGTTCGCTGTGGGCGACGACCGGGGACGTTCGCACGACGACCCCACCGTGCAGGCCATGATGTCCGCCGACGACGTCGCCGATCTCGCCGTCTACACCGTCACGCGGCCGAGGAACATGCGTGTCTACGAGGTGGCGTTGCGCCCCATGAGTGAGGCGATCTGGGGCTGA
- a CDS encoding DUF6069 family protein yields MTTSTVHARTSPQADHRPGRYAWLTAISIAAATAANLGLYAVGRWTDATLLVDPGAGAPNHLVIPGDVAWKTAVPLAVGALVLALVARRSRRWVTVLTVAGVTLAAVSMPFVFMNAHDAVTGALLTSMHALTALAYVVIGTRAREAAAA; encoded by the coding sequence ATGACCACCTCGACCGTTCACGCCCGTACCTCACCGCAGGCCGACCACCGTCCCGGGCGGTACGCCTGGCTGACCGCGATCAGCATCGCGGCGGCCACCGCGGCGAACCTCGGGCTCTACGCCGTCGGCCGGTGGACGGACGCCACGCTCCTGGTGGACCCGGGCGCCGGGGCACCCAATCACCTGGTCATCCCGGGCGACGTCGCGTGGAAGACGGCGGTACCCCTCGCGGTCGGCGCTCTCGTGCTGGCGCTCGTCGCCCGTCGCTCCCGCCGGTGGGTGACCGTCCTGACCGTCGCGGGCGTCACCCTCGCCGCCGTCAGCATGCCGTTCGTGTTCATGAACGCCCATGACGCCGTCACTGGCGCGCTGCTCACGAGCATGCACGCGCTCACGGCGCTGGCGTATGTCGTGATCGGGACGCGGGCCCGGGAGGCAGCCGCCGCCTGA